The nucleotide sequence GAACAGCACCGGAAACTCATCGATGGCCAACGGCACCAGCGCTTCGGGAATCTCGATGCCCTTGAGCTGCGCGGCACGCACACGAATGTCGGCCACCGGCTCGCCGCCGACTTCACGCTGGTTGAACAGCTCGATATCTGCGCCCATCAGCCTGAGAATATCGATCACACCTGTACGCGTCGGGTTGATGCCAACGTGTTCCAGGGTGACATCCGAGCCTTCCGCGATGCTGGCAGCAACCATGAAGAAGGCTGCCGATGAAATATCGGCCGGGACTTCGATGTGAGCGGCGCTCAGCTTATGCCCCGACTCGACCGCTGCCGTGCTGCCCTGCACCTGAACCGGATAGCCGAAGCCCTGCAGCATGCGCTCGGTATGGTCACGCGTGGGCGCCGGCTCGGTTACCGAGGTCTTGCCTTCGGCATAGAGGCCGGCGAGCAGCAGGCAGGATTTGACCTGAGCGCTGGCCATCGGCATGTCGTAGTGCATGCCGGTCAGTTTCTGGCCGCCACGAATGGTCATTGGCGGACGCCCCTCGGCAGCGGTCTCGATCACCGCGCCCATTTCCCGCAGCGGGTTGGCAACACGATTCATCGGGCGCTTGGTGAGCGAGGCGTCGCCACTCAGCGTGCTATCGAAAGGCTGGGCCGCCAACAGGCCGGCCAGCAGCCGCATCGAGGTACCCGAGTTGCCTAGGTAGATCGGGCCGGGCGGCGCTTGCAGACCATGCAGCCCCACACCATGTACGGTCACGCGCCCCTGATTCGGGCCTTCGATGACCACGCCCATATCACGGAACGCCTGGATGGTAGCCAGCGCGTCTTCGCCCTCGAGAAAGCCTTCGACCTCTGTGGTTCCCTCGGCCAGCGAGCCGAGCATGATCGAACGGTGGGAAATGGATTTGTCGCCTGGCACACGCAACTGGCCAGTCAGGCTGCCGCCGGGGTTGGCGAGGAAGATCAGGTCATTGGAATGCATAACGTCCACATAGGCTCTGCGAGCCAGTATTTTGCTGAAATGTTCCCGGGCAGCTCTGGCGCGCGTGAATACGCCCAGCAGGGTGTGCCCGTCTCCTTCATCGACCGCAGTGCGCAAGGCGTCTAGGTCGCTGCGAAAATCGTCCAGGGTGGCCAGCACTGCTTCGCGATTGGCCAGGAAGATGTCGTGCCACATCACCGGATCACTGCCTGCTATGCGGGTGAAGTCGCGAAAACCGCCAGCAGCATAACGAAAGATCTCCAGATTCTCATGACGTTTGGCCAACGAATCCACCAGCCCGAACGCGAGCAGGTGCGGCAGATGGCTCGTCGCCGCCAATACTTCATCGTGATGGGCGACATCCATATGTTCTACGTCGGCGCCAAGGGCCGTCCACAAGCGGTTGACCAGTGCCAATGCCTGTGTGTCGGTTCCCGCCACAGGTGTCAGGATCACCTTGTGGCGCTGGAACAGAGTGCCGTCAGCTGCCGTCACGCCGCTGCGCTCGGAGCCGGCAATGGGATGGCCAGGCACAAAGCGCGCCGGCATGGCTCCAAATACCCGTGTAGCGCAGCGCACCAGATTGCCCTTGGCGCTGCCGACATCGGTCAAAACCGCATCGCCCAGCTCCAGTTGCGACAACTGTTCCAGCAGCCTCTCCATCGCCAGGATCGGCGCGGCGAGCTGAATCACGTTGGCGCCCCGACAGGCCTCTTCCAAGGTCTCGGCGCAGCGATCAACCACGCCCAGCTCGACGGCCAAACGTCGGCTTTCGGGATTCGGATCGTAGCCGACCACCTCATTGCACAGCCCCAGCCCACGCAGCCCCTTGGCAAAAGAACCACCGATCAGGCCAAGGCCGACAACCACAAGCCGGTCAATGACGGGTTTCTGCTGCACGCGCTCGCCTTGCGTCACTGGTCGAGCACTACGCGCAGAGCATCGAGAAACCGGGCGTTTTCCGCTTCAGTACCGATGGAGACCCGCAGGAATGTCGGCATGTCATAGCCGGCGATGGGTCGAACGATAACCCCCTCACGCAGCAGTCCGGCATTGATCTCGGTCGCATCACGGCCCAGATCCACGGCAAGGAAGTTGCCCCGCGACGGGATCCACTTGAGCCCTAGCTCGCTCAGGCCCTTCTCCAGCTGCGCCATCCCGGCGCGGTTTACCCGACGCCCTTCAGCCAGGTAGGCCTCGTCATCCAGCGCTACACATGCAGCCGTCAACGCCAGGCTGTTGACGTTGAAGGGCTGCCGCACGCGGTTCAATACATCGGCGATACGCGGCGACGAAGCGGCATAACCAACCCGCAGGCCGGCCAGCCCATACGCCTTGCACAGCGTGCGCGAGACCAGCAGGTTCGGGTAGCGGTCCAGATAGTCGAGGCCATTGGGCAGCTCGCCGTCTTCGGCAAATTCGATATAAGCCTCGTCCAGTACCACCAGCACGTGCGCCGGGACACGCTCGAGGAAGTTCTCCAACGCCTGGGGGCCAATCCAGGTACCGGTCGGGTTGTTCGGGTTGGCGATAAAGACCACGCCAGTCTGCTCGTCGATGGCTTCGAGCATGCCGTTGAGGTCGTAACCGTAATCGATGGCGGGCACCACGCGGCTTTCCGCACCTACCGCCTGGGTACAAATCGGATAGGCCGCGAAGGCATGGGCGCTGAAGACCGCATTGCGGCCCGGCGCCAGCCAGCACCGTGCAACCAGATCGATGATGTCGTTGGAGCCGTTACCCAAAGTGATCTGCTCCGGCCGGAGACCGAAACGCTCGGCCAGCTTGGCCTTGAGCTGAAAACCGCTGCCATCGGGGTAGCGGCTCAACTCGGGCAGCTCGGCAGCAATCGCTTCAAGCACGCGGGGATTGGGGCCCAGCGGATTCTCGTTGCTGGCAAGCTTGACGATCCGCGCCGGGTCGATACCCAACTCGCGGGCCAATTCATCAATCGGTTTTCCGGTGACGTAGGGAGACAGTTTCTGCACGCCTGGTACAGCCAGGGCGAGGAAATCACAGGACATAGCTACAAGCCTCAAGCTTCAAGCCGCAAGCAAAAAACCTCACCACTTGAGGCTCGCAGCTTGCGGCTGCTTTTAAAGTACCGCCTTGGGATACGAGCCCAGCACTTTCAGCGCCACGGCTTCGTTGCCGATCTTTTCCAGCACGTCCTTGATCAGCGGATCCTGGTGGTGGCCGATGCAGTCGATGAAGAACACATAGGTCCACTTGCCACTGCGCGACGGCCGCGTTTCGATGCGGGTCAGGTCGATGCCGTTGGCATGGAACGGCATCAGCAGCTCATGCAGGGCGCCCGGCTTGTTGCGCATGGAAACGATGATCGAGGTCTTGTCATCGCCAGTCGGCGGCACTTCCTGGCTGCCGATGATGAGAAAGCGCGTAGAGTTGTCAGGGCGGTCCTCGATCTTCTCTGCCAGCTTGCTCAACCCATACAGCTGCGCCGCCATGTCGCCGGCGATGGCAGCCGAATTCCACTCGCTCTTCACACGCTTGGCGGCGTCGGCGTTGCTTGATACGGCCACGCGCTCTACGTTCGGGTAGTGAGCGTCCAGCCACTTGCGGCACTGGGCCAGGGACTGGGCATGGGAATAGATGCGGGTGATGCGGTCGGTCTTGGTCGTCTCGCCTACCAGCAGGTGATGGTGAATACGCAATTCGACCTCACCGCAGATGACGATGTCATGCTCGAGGAAGCTGTCCAGTGTGTGGTTGACCGCACCTTCGGTGGAGTTCTCCACCGGTACTACGCCAAAGTTCACCGCACCGGCGACCACTTCACGGAACACCTCATCAATTGCCGCCATGGGCTTACTGATCACCGAATGACCAAAATGCTTGAGCGCAGCAGCTTGCGAGAAGGTGCCCTCAGGGCCGAGATAGGCGACCCGTAGCGGCTGCTCAAGAGCCAGGCAGGAGGACATGATTTCGCGGAACAAACGCGCCATTTCCTCGTTGTCCAGCGGCCCTTTGTTCAGCTCCATGATGCGCTTGAGCACCTGCGCCTCGCGCTCGGGGCGATAGAAAATCGCCTCTTCACCCTCGGCCAGCGAAGCCATCTTGACCCGCGCCACATCCTGGGCACAGCGGGCGCGCTCGCTGATCATTTCGAGGATTCGCTCATCCAGGCTGTCGATGCGCAGCCGCAGGGCCTTGAGCTGGTCGGCGTCACTCATCAACCGTGCTCCTTCTCGAACTCGCCCATGTAGGCCACGAGCGCCTCGACAGCATCCAGGCCCACCGCGTTGTAGATGGAGGCACGCATGCCGCCGACCGAGCGATGCCCTTTCAGGTTGAGCAGACCTCGGGCATCGGCGCCGGCCAGGAAGGCCTTATCCAGACGCTCGTCGGCCAGACGGAAAGGCACATTCATCCAGGAACGCGCATTCTCCGAAACCGGGTTGGAGTAGAAATCGCTGGCATCGATAAAGCCGTAGAGCAGCTCCTTCTTCGCCCGGTTACGCTGCTCCATGGCCTCGACGCCGCCCTGCTCCTTCAGCCACTCGAAGACCAGCCCCGAGAGGTACCAGGAGAAGGTCGCTGGCGTGTTGTACATGGAGCCGTTATCCGCCGCGATCTTGTAATCGAGCATGGTCGGGCAGCTTGAACGCGCATTGCCAATCAGGTCTTCGCGCACAATCACCACCACCAGGCCGGACGGACCGATGTTCTTCTGAGCACCGGCGTAGATCAGGCCGAACTGCGAGACATCAATGGGCCGCGAGAGAATGTCTGACGACATGTCCACCACCAAGGGGGTTTCGCCCAGGCTTGGCACCCAGTCAAATTCCAGTCCGCCAATGGTTTCGTTACTGGCGTAATGCAGATAGGCGGCGTTATCGCTCAGCTGCCACTCGTTCTGCCCGGGAATGGCAAAGTAATCGTAAGATTTGGCGCTTGCGGCGACATTGATATTGCCGAAGCGACGGGCCTCTTCAATGCTCTTGCGCGACCAGATGCCGGTATCGACGTAATCGGCGACGCCATCCTCGGGCAGCAGATTCAGCGGAATCTGGGCAAATTGCTGGCTGGCCCCACCCTGCAGGAACAGCACCTTGTAGTTCGATGGAATCGCCAGCAGATCGCGCAGGTCCTGTTCGGCCTTCTCGGCTATCGCCACGTAGGCATCACTGCGATGACTCATTTCCATTACTGAAAGGCCACGACCCTGCCAGTCCAGCAGCTCAGCCTGGGCGCGTTGCAGCACCGCTTCGGGCAGCGCGGCCGGGCCGGCGCAGAAGTTAAAGGCGCGTTTGCTCATCTTCGTTCTCTCAAAAACGGTCGATACCATGTTCGCCGGCCCTCATCCGCTACTCGAGGCCTGCGTTTTCAGTTTTCGGTGTAGAGCGCAAAGCGAGGCCCATAAGGGCCTCGCATACTGGTTGGATCAGTTCTCGTCGTCAGTTGGCACGACATCCGGTGACACGTCACCAGCCCCGCCAAGCAGCTCGTCTTCAGAAGGCTCGGTGCTTATCACGGGCATTTCCTTCTCCAGCGCCTCGCCATCCAGGCTGGCCTCAATGTCTTCCAGCACATCCTCTTCGGAAGGCTCCTGGACACGTTCGAGACTGACCAGATGCTCATTCTTGGCCAACTTGATCAAGGTCACGCCCTGGGTATTACGGCCCAGTGACGACACCTCGTCGACGCGAGTACGCACCAGCGTACCCTGATCGGAGATCAGCATGATCTCCTCGCCAGACTGCACCTGAACCGCACCGACCAGCGGCCCGTTGCGCTCGTTGGTGACCATGGCGATCACGCCCTGGCCACCACGTCCACGGCGTGGGAACTCGTCGATCACGGTGCGCTTGCCATAGCCGTTGAGGCTGGCGGTGAGGATCTGCGCGTTGGGCTCGGGAATCAACATGGAAATCAGGCGCTGGCCTTCCGGCAGACGCATGCCGCGCACGCCACGGGCAGTACGACCCATGGTACGCACGTGCTTTTCCTTGAAGCGGATAACCTTGCCGCCATCGGAGAACAGCATGACTTCGCGAGCACCGTCGGTAATCGCAGCGGCGATCAGGGTGTCCCCTTCTTCCAGGCTAAGCGCAATCAGACCGACGCTACGTGGACGGCTGAACTGCGACAACGGGGTTTTCTTCACTGTGCCCTTGGCAGTTGCCATAAAGATGTAGGTGCCGGTCGGCTCGTCTGCCGACTCGTCGGCCTCTTCGCCATCAAGGGACTC is from Pseudomonas saudiphocaensis and encodes:
- a CDS encoding bifunctional prephenate dehydrogenase/3-phosphoshikimate 1-carboxyvinyltransferase — translated: MQQKPVIDRLVVVGLGLIGGSFAKGLRGLGLCNEVVGYDPNPESRRLAVELGVVDRCAETLEEACRGANVIQLAAPILAMERLLEQLSQLELGDAVLTDVGSAKGNLVRCATRVFGAMPARFVPGHPIAGSERSGVTAADGTLFQRHKVILTPVAGTDTQALALVNRLWTALGADVEHMDVAHHDEVLAATSHLPHLLAFGLVDSLAKRHENLEIFRYAAGGFRDFTRIAGSDPVMWHDIFLANREAVLATLDDFRSDLDALRTAVDEGDGHTLLGVFTRARAAREHFSKILARRAYVDVMHSNDLIFLANPGGSLTGQLRVPGDKSISHRSIMLGSLAEGTTEVEGFLEGEDALATIQAFRDMGVVIEGPNQGRVTVHGVGLHGLQAPPGPIYLGNSGTSMRLLAGLLAAQPFDSTLSGDASLTKRPMNRVANPLREMGAVIETAAEGRPPMTIRGGQKLTGMHYDMPMASAQVKSCLLLAGLYAEGKTSVTEPAPTRDHTERMLQGFGYPVQVQGSTAAVESGHKLSAAHIEVPADISSAAFFMVAASIAEGSDVTLEHVGINPTRTGVIDILRLMGADIELFNQREVGGEPVADIRVRAAQLKGIEIPEALVPLAIDEFPVLFIAAACAEGRTVLRGAEELRVKESDRIQVMADGLQTLGVKAEPTPDGIVIEGGPMGGGEVWAHGDHRIAMSFSVAALRATAPIRIHDCANVATSFPNFLALAERAGMRVAVEEAS
- the hisC gene encoding histidinol-phosphate transaminase is translated as MSCDFLALAVPGVQKLSPYVTGKPIDELARELGIDPARIVKLASNENPLGPNPRVLEAIAAELPELSRYPDGSGFQLKAKLAERFGLRPEQITLGNGSNDIIDLVARCWLAPGRNAVFSAHAFAAYPICTQAVGAESRVVPAIDYGYDLNGMLEAIDEQTGVVFIANPNNPTGTWIGPQALENFLERVPAHVLVVLDEAYIEFAEDGELPNGLDYLDRYPNLLVSRTLCKAYGLAGLRVGYAASSPRIADVLNRVRQPFNVNSLALTAACVALDDEAYLAEGRRVNRAGMAQLEKGLSELGLKWIPSRGNFLAVDLGRDATEINAGLLREGVIVRPIAGYDMPTFLRVSIGTEAENARFLDALRVVLDQ
- the serC gene encoding 3-phosphoserine/phosphohydroxythreonine transaminase; protein product: MSKRAFNFCAGPAALPEAVLQRAQAELLDWQGRGLSVMEMSHRSDAYVAIAEKAEQDLRDLLAIPSNYKVLFLQGGASQQFAQIPLNLLPEDGVADYVDTGIWSRKSIEEARRFGNINVAASAKSYDYFAIPGQNEWQLSDNAAYLHYASNETIGGLEFDWVPSLGETPLVVDMSSDILSRPIDVSQFGLIYAGAQKNIGPSGLVVVIVREDLIGNARSSCPTMLDYKIAADNGSMYNTPATFSWYLSGLVFEWLKEQGGVEAMEQRNRAKKELLYGFIDASDFYSNPVSENARSWMNVPFRLADERLDKAFLAGADARGLLNLKGHRSVGGMRASIYNAVGLDAVEALVAYMGEFEKEHG
- the pheA gene encoding prephenate dehydratase — its product is MSDADQLKALRLRIDSLDERILEMISERARCAQDVARVKMASLAEGEEAIFYRPEREAQVLKRIMELNKGPLDNEEMARLFREIMSSCLALEQPLRVAYLGPEGTFSQAAALKHFGHSVISKPMAAIDEVFREVVAGAVNFGVVPVENSTEGAVNHTLDSFLEHDIVICGEVELRIHHHLLVGETTKTDRITRIYSHAQSLAQCRKWLDAHYPNVERVAVSSNADAAKRVKSEWNSAAIAGDMAAQLYGLSKLAEKIEDRPDNSTRFLIIGSQEVPPTGDDKTSIIVSMRNKPGALHELLMPFHANGIDLTRIETRPSRSGKWTYVFFIDCIGHHQDPLIKDVLEKIGNEAVALKVLGSYPKAVL